Proteins encoded by one window of Vampirovibrionales bacterium:
- a CDS encoding dihydroorotate dehydrogenase, with protein sequence MSQQTPDLRVTLAGLTFDTPILNASGCFYPDALNAILPLKGALGALVVKTVTPQPRAGNPGPRAVELPGVGMLNSIGLQNPGIGAFLDDEAEAWAAYGLPVFLSMSAPSVEAFAEMTALLESHPNSGLITALELNLSCPNVAHGGVDFGAAPETIRAVVSQTRAQTDKPVFAKLTPNVGSIVPLAEAAAQAGAAGVSAVNTALGCAIDLRRRAPILARATGGYSGPGLKPIALRCVWEIHRELPELAIIGVGGIASVEDALEFIMAGASLVQVGTACFRSPEIFASLTRDLRRYLQQEGLCGIAALTGCAHGEKIR encoded by the coding sequence ATGAGCCAGCAGACACCTGATTTACGCGTGACGCTGGCCGGACTGACGTTCGACACGCCGATTCTGAACGCGTCAGGCTGTTTTTATCCAGACGCGCTGAATGCCATTTTGCCCCTGAAAGGCGCGCTGGGCGCTCTGGTCGTCAAGACCGTGACGCCGCAGCCGCGCGCGGGCAATCCCGGGCCGCGCGCCGTGGAGCTGCCCGGCGTGGGCATGCTCAACAGCATCGGGCTTCAGAATCCGGGGATCGGCGCGTTTCTCGACGACGAGGCCGAGGCGTGGGCCGCTTACGGCCTGCCCGTTTTCTTGAGTATGTCAGCGCCGTCGGTTGAAGCCTTCGCCGAAATGACCGCCCTGCTGGAGTCGCATCCCAATAGCGGGCTTATCACAGCTCTGGAACTGAATTTATCCTGCCCCAACGTCGCCCACGGCGGCGTGGATTTTGGCGCGGCCCCTGAGACCATTCGCGCCGTGGTGTCGCAGACGCGCGCGCAAACCGATAAGCCCGTCTTTGCCAAGCTCACGCCTAACGTCGGCAGTATCGTCCCGCTGGCCGAAGCGGCGGCCCAAGCCGGCGCGGCAGGCGTGAGCGCCGTCAATACGGCGCTGGGCTGCGCGATTGATCTCCGTCGACGGGCGCCGATTCTGGCGCGGGCGACCGGCGGCTACAGCGGGCCGGGCCTGAAGCCCATCGCGCTGCGCTGCGTCTGGGAGATTCATCGGGAATTGCCGGAGTTGGCGATTATTGGCGTCGGCGGCATCGCCAGCGTCGAGGACGCGCTGGAATTTATCATGGCGGGCGCGTCGCTGGTACAGGTGGGGACGGCCTGTTTTCGCTCGCCCGAGATATTCGCCTCGCTGACGCGCGATCTCAGGCGCTATTTGCAGCAAGAAGGCCTTTGCGGCATCGCCGCCTTGACCGGATGCGCTCACGGCGAGAAAATACGGTAA
- a CDS encoding dihydroorotate dehydrogenase electron transfer subunit: MDSAGVTQNLRIQDLDCRVDAHREAGAHLRLITFRPQGDQALTARAWLPGQFVMIDPPTPTFLLRRPMSVMRVHDDGRFDVFYKVHGKGTALMARLAPGDAVRVLGPLGRHFTIETPSSGQPESAPRTLLVGGGIGIAPLAMLADALAQAGHPTPLCCYGVRGAAEIGVLEELQARFGPDRLLIATDDGSYGFSGNVCDLLQAHATRLDGITRAAICGPTPMMRAVSAWLSAFNPAIAQEVSLEIMMPCGTGACGGCVTFRRDGALPVKTCLEGPVFDPKDILWPGETASCTVETRAATCGDLL, translated from the coding sequence GTGGATAGCGCTGGCGTGACCCAGAATTTGCGTATTCAGGATTTAGACTGTCGGGTAGACGCCCATCGCGAGGCGGGAGCCCATCTGCGGCTGATTACGTTTCGGCCTCAGGGCGATCAGGCGCTGACCGCGCGCGCGTGGCTCCCCGGACAGTTTGTGATGATTGATCCGCCGACGCCGACCTTCCTGCTGCGCCGCCCGATGAGCGTGATGCGCGTCCATGACGACGGCCGCTTCGACGTGTTTTATAAAGTCCACGGCAAGGGCACAGCCCTGATGGCGAGGCTTGCGCCCGGAGACGCCGTGCGCGTTCTGGGACCGCTGGGACGTCATTTCACCATCGAGACGCCTTCTTCTGGGCAGCCTGAGAGCGCCCCCAGAACGCTGCTCGTCGGAGGCGGCATCGGCATTGCGCCACTGGCGATGCTCGCCGATGCGCTGGCGCAGGCGGGTCATCCGACGCCGCTGTGCTGCTATGGCGTACGCGGCGCCGCTGAAATTGGCGTTTTAGAAGAACTCCAGGCGCGTTTTGGCCCGGATCGCCTGCTGATTGCGACAGACGACGGCTCCTATGGGTTTTCCGGCAACGTCTGCGACCTGCTGCAAGCCCACGCGACGCGTCTTGACGGCATCACGCGCGCGGCCATCTGCGGGCCCACGCCGATGATGCGCGCTGTCAGCGCCTGGCTGAGCGCATTTAATCCGGCGATTGCGCAAGAAGTTTCGCTGGAAATCATGATGCCCTGCGGCACAGGCGCATGCGGCGGATGCGTGACGTTTCGCCGCGATGGCGCGCTGCCGGTCAAGACCTGCCTGGAAGGGCCCGTGTTCGATCCCAAGGATATTCTATGGCCGGGCGAAACGGCGTCATGCACGGTCGAGACGCGCGCCGCCACGTGCGGAGACCTGTTATGA
- the surE gene encoding 5'/3'-nucleotidase SurE has protein sequence MRVLVSNDDGIHAEGLRTLVEWLAKRYDVYVSAPDRERSAMGHALTLHKPLRVEEVSFPVPVVKAYAVSGTPSDCVKIALNAILDQRPDIVVSGINHGPNLGIDVLYSGTVSAALEGAINGVPSIAVSLTNGYERHADFTGSAEFIAQYIPKALAANLPPRTILNINTPAAPLLEMAGVRLTELGRRMYTDTYERRVDPRKQVYYWLAGEIIETGEAERSDVETIRNNMISVTPVQFDLTNYEILNDSGCRHALESTGPVFPREF, from the coding sequence CTGCGGGTTCTGGTCTCCAACGATGATGGGATTCACGCCGAAGGTCTGCGCACGCTGGTGGAATGGCTGGCCAAGCGCTACGACGTGTACGTGTCGGCCCCGGATCGCGAACGCAGCGCCATGGGCCACGCTCTGACGCTGCATAAGCCGTTGCGCGTGGAAGAAGTTTCGTTTCCCGTGCCGGTGGTCAAGGCCTACGCCGTCAGCGGCACGCCGAGCGATTGCGTCAAGATCGCCCTGAACGCCATTCTCGACCAGCGCCCCGATATCGTCGTTTCGGGCATTAACCATGGACCAAATCTGGGCATTGACGTGCTGTATTCGGGGACGGTGAGCGCGGCGCTGGAAGGCGCGATTAACGGGGTGCCGAGCATCGCGGTGTCGCTGACCAACGGTTATGAGCGCCATGCCGACTTTACCGGCAGCGCGGAATTCATCGCGCAATACATTCCCAAAGCGCTGGCCGCCAATCTGCCGCCGCGCACGATTCTCAACATCAACACGCCCGCCGCGCCGCTGCTGGAGATGGCAGGCGTACGCCTCACCGAGCTGGGGCGCCGCATGTATACCGACACCTACGAGCGCCGCGTGGATCCCCGCAAGCAGGTATATTACTGGCTGGCAGGCGAAATTATCGAGACCGGCGAGGCCGAGCGCTCCGATGTGGAGACCATCCGCAACAATATGATTTCGGTGACGCCGGTGCAGTTTGATCTGACCAATTACGAGATTCTCAACGACTCGGGCTGCCGTCATGCGCTGGAGTCGACCGGGCCGGTGTTTCCGCGCGAATTCTGA
- the glmU gene encoding bifunctional UDP-N-acetylglucosamine diphosphorylase/glucosamine-1-phosphate N-acetyltransferase GlmU, translating into MCAATPPLHVVILAAGKGVRLNSALAKVMHPLFEKPLLAHVLDSLLALSPQSVQVVVGHQREAVQAFLSDYAQKRAPGYAISTAVQEAQLGTGHALMQAAAAPDAPRGGCALILSGDVPLIRPQTLTALLAQHQSEGNHLTLLSADLPEPTGYGRVLRQDRRVTRIVEEKDASEAERALTRVNAGVYAMDWAACAPLLEKLSAQNAQGEFYLTDLVALANAADLQTGDCTLQDPEEMLGVNSRADLAACYRALRTRTATHWMREGVTIIDPATTLIGPDVTIGADTTLYPGACLMGDVVIGSQCEIGPYTTLGGRVRVGDRARVIASIARDAEIGADTSVGPFAHLRDGVRLSDRVRVGNFVEVKNTVIGPDSNAAHLCYLGDARMGANVNMGAGAITANYDPIRDEKHLTVLEDGVKVGCNAVLVAPVTLGERATVAAGSVITHDVAAGDLAIARSRQSVIAGWVARVQSQQAGQTSASGV; encoded by the coding sequence ATGTGCGCTGCGACGCCCCCCCTCCATGTCGTGATTCTGGCCGCCGGAAAAGGCGTGCGCCTTAACAGCGCGCTGGCCAAAGTCATGCATCCCCTGTTTGAAAAGCCCTTGCTGGCCCACGTGCTCGACAGCCTGCTCGCGCTCTCGCCGCAGAGCGTTCAGGTGGTCGTGGGGCATCAACGCGAGGCGGTTCAGGCGTTCTTGAGCGATTATGCGCAGAAGCGCGCGCCGGGCTATGCGATTTCGACCGCAGTCCAGGAGGCGCAACTGGGCACCGGACACGCGCTGATGCAGGCCGCTGCCGCCCCCGACGCGCCGCGCGGCGGTTGTGCGCTGATTCTGTCGGGCGACGTGCCGCTGATTCGTCCGCAAACGCTGACGGCGCTTCTCGCCCAGCATCAGAGCGAGGGGAATCATTTGACGCTGCTGAGCGCCGATCTCCCTGAGCCGACGGGTTACGGGCGCGTCTTGCGACAAGACCGGCGCGTGACGCGGATTGTGGAGGAAAAGGATGCCAGCGAAGCCGAACGCGCGCTGACACGCGTGAATGCAGGCGTCTACGCCATGGATTGGGCCGCTTGCGCGCCGCTGCTTGAGAAATTATCGGCGCAGAACGCGCAGGGCGAATTCTATCTCACGGATCTCGTGGCGCTCGCCAATGCGGCGGACCTGCAAACCGGCGATTGCACGTTGCAAGACCCGGAAGAAATGCTCGGCGTGAATTCGCGCGCCGATCTGGCGGCCTGTTATCGCGCCCTGCGCACGCGCACGGCCACGCACTGGATGCGCGAGGGCGTGACAATCATCGATCCGGCGACAACGCTCATCGGCCCCGACGTGACAATTGGCGCAGATACGACGCTGTATCCCGGCGCGTGCCTGATGGGAGATGTTGTGATTGGCTCTCAATGCGAGATTGGCCCTTACACGACGCTGGGCGGTCGCGTACGCGTGGGCGATCGCGCCCGCGTCATCGCTTCTATCGCGCGCGACGCCGAAATTGGAGCGGATACCAGCGTCGGGCCCTTTGCGCACCTGCGCGACGGCGTGCGCCTGAGCGACCGCGTGCGGGTCGGCAATTTCGTCGAAGTCAAAAACACGGTCATCGGGCCGGATTCCAATGCGGCGCATCTGTGCTATCTGGGCGATGCGCGCATGGGGGCGAACGTCAATATGGGCGCCGGCGCCATCACGGCCAATTACGACCCGATTCGCGATGAAAAGCATCTCACGGTCCTGGAAGACGGCGTCAAGGTCGGCTGCAACGCCGTTCTGGTCGCGCCGGTGACGCTGGGCGAGCGCGCCACAGTGGCAGCCGGATCGGTCATCACCCACGACGTGGCGGCAGGCGATCTGGCCATCGCGCGATCGCGCCAGAGCGTCATCGCGGGCTGGGTGGCGCGGGTGCAGTCGCAGCAGGCCGGGCAGACGAGCGCCTCCGGCGTTTAA
- a CDS encoding PaaI family thioesterase produces the protein MSTPCDAAADPQRRGYIAGQALDPDFCDALMRRIHAIPAIEAMGFEVYGFESGYCETRMPRRLELDGAYASMHGGLLAAAADTAACFAIMTLSGPNQVLTTTDLSIRFLAPCLSDVRAQARVIRFGRTLCPVSVDLLDDADRLVAVAQVTYMRLDRMPSR, from the coding sequence ATGTCGACGCCCTGCGACGCCGCCGCCGATCCCCAACGTCGGGGCTATATCGCCGGTCAGGCGCTGGACCCGGATTTCTGCGACGCCCTGATGCGGCGTATTCATGCCATTCCTGCCATTGAGGCGATGGGCTTTGAGGTTTACGGCTTTGAAAGCGGTTATTGCGAAACCCGCATGCCGCGTCGTCTTGAGCTGGACGGCGCTTACGCCTCCATGCATGGCGGTCTGCTGGCCGCCGCCGCCGACACCGCCGCCTGTTTCGCCATTATGACGCTCAGCGGCCCGAATCAGGTCCTGACCACGACCGATCTGTCCATTCGCTTTCTGGCCCCGTGTCTGAGCGACGTGCGCGCTCAGGCCCGCGTGATTCGCTTTGGCCGCACGCTGTGCCCGGTGAGCGTCGATCTGCTGGACGACGCCGATCGTCTGGTGGCTGTTGCCCAAGTCACCTACATGCGCCTCGATCGCATGCCGTCTCGCTAA
- the ccsA gene encoding cytochrome c biogenesis protein CcsA — protein sequence MVAIPLTPAAAEPAFLGGALACLGVGLLTAIAAGVCAVGARRRLDRLAWLAYALGAFSALATLVARSLAAGALALSNMYESLLGVTLALLVAALLMRRFWTPRPGKPVETGEADGEPGPMALWAQMIGLLALGALSYAATLPREIAPLMPALQSYWRAIHVPAVLTAYALLTLAFASAAGYLIQDARRARPETLALWDELTYRCVAIAFPVLAIGVMLGALWANEAWGRYWSWDPKESMSLATLLTYGAYLHLRLNSPASARALAWTAVAGFAMTLLTYFGVNALGVGLHTYGKLGGSP from the coding sequence ATGGTCGCCATCCCGCTCACGCCTGCCGCCGCCGAACCCGCGTTTCTGGGCGGCGCGCTGGCCTGTCTCGGCGTCGGCCTGCTCACGGCGATTGCCGCCGGGGTCTGCGCCGTTGGCGCGCGCCGCCGGCTGGATCGTCTCGCCTGGCTCGCCTATGCGCTGGGGGCCTTCAGCGCGCTGGCGACGCTGGTGGCGCGTTCGCTTGCGGCTGGCGCGCTGGCGCTCTCCAATATGTATGAATCGCTGCTGGGGGTGACGCTGGCCCTGCTGGTTGCGGCCCTGCTGATGCGCCGGTTCTGGACGCCCCGCCCAGGGAAGCCTGTTGAGACGGGAGAAGCCGACGGCGAACCGGGCCCCATGGCCTTGTGGGCGCAGATGATCGGCCTGCTGGCGTTGGGCGCCCTCAGCTATGCGGCGACGCTGCCGCGCGAGATTGCGCCGCTGATGCCCGCCTTGCAAAGCTATTGGCGGGCGATTCACGTCCCGGCGGTTCTAACGGCTTACGCCCTGTTGACGCTCGCCTTTGCCAGCGCGGCGGGGTATCTGATTCAGGACGCGCGTCGCGCCCGGCCTGAAACGCTGGCGCTCTGGGACGAGCTGACCTACCGCTGCGTGGCAATCGCCTTCCCCGTGTTGGCAATTGGCGTAATGCTGGGCGCGCTCTGGGCCAATGAAGCCTGGGGGCGCTACTGGAGCTGGGACCCCAAAGAATCGATGAGTCTGGCGACGCTGCTGACGTACGGGGCGTATCTGCACCTGCGTCTGAACAGCCCGGCTTCGGCGCGCGCGCTCGCATGGACGGCGGTGGCGGGTTTTGCCATGACGCTGCTGACCTATTTCGGCGTCAATGCGTTGGGGGTGGGGCTTCACACGTATGGAAAACTTGGGGGATCGCCCTGA
- a CDS encoding cytochrome c biogenesis protein ResB has translation MMTWLWRWLLALGRAAWRATAPARAPSFGIAALISLAAAIALGAAIPQESLTPVGELRARFGEAYPLMRALGLFSLYSAPWFLLLEGLLFASLALGSWQWLAPAWRAALKPAFLDATAMAAHPQAVFLAGASGAQARGVLKETLQRRGYRVVDDDGDRLYATRHAWARLGPFSAHLGVMTLLIASVYGAFTGFALQKTLTPGEAFALQRDADAFLPAMPAPFWRGAVPPWRLHLTGFRVIQNPVSAAAPSPTPRQYESDMVLQDSDNRMRARGTASVNHPLRVGGLSIYQSGFAPTGRLNLTVNGAARSAQTSQRLLGRPAAFMPVLNGGEAVLLVIFPAMTQATPQEEAKPDPSRIQAVLIRADGQLTSDANPSSGAAPQTLGIGQTVRLSRVTLRYDGPQWASALLIRHAPETPLAFAAFALIALGALSCLFTQRQCWLAPDADGRFRALALAHRPLPGFAREREAIYRELADAGVSAESASPSPVRR, from the coding sequence GTGATGACATGGCTTTGGCGTTGGCTTTTGGCTTTGGGTCGGGCGGCATGGCGGGCGACGGCCCCGGCGCGCGCGCCGTCCTTCGGCATTGCGGCGCTGATCTCGCTGGCGGCGGCCATCGCGCTGGGCGCGGCGATTCCCCAGGAGTCGCTGACCCCAGTCGGCGAGCTGCGCGCGCGCTTTGGCGAGGCGTATCCATTGATGCGCGCGTTGGGGCTGTTCTCGTTGTACAGCGCGCCGTGGTTTCTGCTGCTGGAAGGGCTGCTGTTCGCCAGTCTGGCGCTGGGCTCGTGGCAATGGCTGGCGCCCGCATGGCGCGCAGCCCTGAAGCCCGCCTTTCTTGACGCGACGGCCATGGCGGCGCATCCGCAGGCGGTTTTTCTGGCAGGGGCGTCTGGCGCGCAGGCGCGCGGCGTACTGAAAGAGACATTACAGCGGCGGGGCTATCGCGTGGTCGACGACGACGGCGACAGGCTTTACGCCACGCGGCATGCGTGGGCGCGGCTGGGTCCATTTTCGGCGCATCTGGGCGTAATGACCCTGTTGATTGCCTCTGTTTATGGCGCCTTTACCGGCTTTGCCCTTCAAAAAACCCTGACGCCGGGAGAGGCGTTCGCCCTGCAACGCGACGCCGACGCGTTCTTACCCGCCATGCCCGCCCCGTTCTGGCGCGGCGCCGTTCCGCCCTGGCGGCTTCACTTAACGGGGTTTCGGGTGATTCAAAACCCGGTTTCTGCTGCGGCGCCTTCGCCAACGCCGCGCCAATATGAAAGCGACATGGTCTTGCAGGACAGCGATAACCGCATGCGGGCGCGCGGGACCGCCTCGGTGAATCATCCGCTGCGCGTGGGGGGACTGTCGATTTATCAGTCGGGCTTTGCGCCGACCGGGCGCCTGAATCTGACCGTCAACGGCGCGGCGCGTTCTGCGCAGACGTCTCAGCGCTTGTTGGGGCGACCCGCAGCCTTCATGCCGGTTCTCAACGGCGGAGAAGCCGTCTTGCTGGTGATTTTCCCGGCGATGACGCAAGCGACGCCGCAGGAGGAGGCGAAACCCGATCCCTCACGCATTCAGGCCGTGCTGATTCGCGCGGATGGGCAATTGACCTCAGACGCGAATCCGTCGTCCGGCGCTGCGCCACAGACGCTGGGCATCGGGCAGACCGTTCGCCTGAGTCGCGTGACGCTGCGCTACGACGGCCCGCAGTGGGCCAGCGCGCTGCTGATTCGCCATGCGCCGGAAACCCCGCTGGCCTTTGCGGCCTTTGCCCTGATTGCCCTCGGCGCGCTGTCGTGTCTCTTCACCCAGCGTCAATGCTGGCTGGCGCCCGACGCAGACGGGCGGTTCCGGGCGCTGGCGCTGGCGCATCGGCCGTTGCCCGGATTTGCGCGCGAACGCGAGGCAATCTACCGGGAGTTGGCCGACGCAGGCGTTTCCGCAGAATCTGCCTCCCCCTCGCCTGTGCGGCGCTAG
- a CDS encoding ABC transporter substrate-binding protein: MTPAADSTLIRVAHSPDADDAFMFYALAHDKVDTEGLRFEHTLTDIETLNREAEAGTYELTALSYHAYAYVHTQYVLLDVGASIGDKYGPVLIAREPLSKADLAGKPIAVPGERTTAYLALKLWDPSLVTRTMPFDQIQDAVASGEVAAGLIIHEGQLTYPSLGLKKIVDLGEWWFDAVNLPLPLGANAIRRDLGEDVILKTGRALKRSIQYALDHREEALDYALSFARGLRREDADQFVGMYVNDMTLHTGAEIRRAARLLLYMGFGAGVLPAKIDPEFVAIENTASCGPCACA, from the coding sequence ATGACCCCCGCCGCCGATTCCACGCTGATCCGCGTGGCCCACAGCCCGGATGCCGACGACGCCTTTATGTTCTATGCGTTGGCCCATGACAAGGTGGACACCGAAGGCCTGCGCTTTGAGCACACGCTCACCGACATCGAAACCCTCAACCGCGAGGCCGAAGCCGGGACGTATGAGCTGACGGCCTTGTCTTATCACGCGTACGCGTATGTGCATACGCAATACGTCTTGCTCGACGTGGGCGCGAGCATCGGCGACAAATACGGCCCCGTGCTGATTGCGCGCGAACCGCTGAGCAAGGCCGATCTGGCCGGAAAACCCATCGCTGTGCCCGGCGAGCGGACCACCGCCTACCTGGCCCTCAAGCTCTGGGATCCGTCTCTTGTCACCCGCACGATGCCGTTTGATCAGATTCAGGACGCGGTCGCCTCAGGCGAAGTCGCCGCCGGGCTGATTATCCATGAAGGCCAACTCACCTACCCGTCGCTGGGACTCAAAAAAATCGTGGATCTGGGCGAATGGTGGTTCGACGCCGTCAATCTGCCGCTGCCGCTGGGGGCTAACGCCATCCGCCGCGATCTGGGCGAGGACGTGATTCTCAAAACCGGCCGCGCCCTCAAGCGCAGCATCCAGTACGCGCTGGATCACCGCGAAGAGGCGCTCGACTACGCGCTGAGCTTTGCGCGCGGCCTGCGCCGCGAGGACGCCGATCAGTTTGTCGGCATGTATGTCAACGACATGACGCTGCATACGGGCGCCGAGATCCGCCGCGCCGCCCGTTTACTGTTGTATATGGGATTCGGCGCCGGCGTTCTGCCCGCAAAGATTGACCCGGAATTCGTTGCAATCGAAAACACGGCGTCTTGCGGTCCCTGCGCCTGCGCGTAG
- a CDS encoding BlaI/MecI/CopY family transcriptional regulator, with protein MDLKQGDLENIILNAVWDLENSGTEKIYVGEVQERIKSPAKKWAYTTVKTVLDRLVDKDLAEREKDGKKFFYRSRVKRNEAGRKAIEKVLRQYFQNDVNGLIDCLLKIEPDAPNGHGDKSILKQRQAALQQLESVRQELVRPSAS; from the coding sequence ATGGATTTGAAGCAGGGCGATCTGGAAAACATCATCCTGAATGCCGTATGGGATCTCGAAAACAGCGGCACAGAGAAGATCTATGTTGGCGAGGTGCAGGAGCGCATTAAATCGCCCGCCAAAAAATGGGCGTACACCACCGTTAAAACCGTCCTCGATCGCCTGGTCGATAAAGATCTCGCCGAGCGCGAAAAGGACGGCAAAAAATTCTTCTACCGCTCGCGCGTCAAGCGCAACGAAGCGGGCCGCAAAGCCATCGAAAAAGTGCTGCGCCAGTACTTCCAGAACGACGTCAACGGCCTGATCGACTGCCTGCTGAAAATTGAGCCCGACGCCCCCAACGGCCACGGCGACAAGTCTATTCTCAAGCAACGTCAAGCGGCGTTGCAGCAGCTCGAATCGGTCCGTCAGGAACTGGTTCGCCCGTCCGCGTCGTGA
- a CDS encoding arginine--tRNA ligase, whose product MIKRALAHALTTAWRQAAADWGLGAEAIDALADLEAGGSVLKLERPRVAAHGDYAVNASPLARLAAQPPPRIAQTLSSYLRSESWQVEVAGSFLNFRLQPGLLLAALADILKTPAPGANQAMAGETVLLEYVSANPTGPLHIGHGRWAALGDSLARVFRHCGAVVTPEFYINDAGVQMDNIALSLLLRCVDQLHRDGQICAAPLQALGADCGDGLPFAYPYPGDYVGALALKFLVEPSEKGAEEASPQALTLAAWARLQDAAALNAETGRLEVTLDDKALLEPFGQFAKTAMLAEQQALLARMGVSFEAWFSEKDMLRARGLVEAILNTLRRNRFCYEKEGALWLQSSELGDEKDRVLIKSDGQYTYLAADVAYHDQKFRREDDAGKAQYTRFINIWGADHHGYIARMRAALTALGHLNAPDDPRFEVLLGQLVNLLVDGEKTRMGKRRRMLTLSDVVEEVGVDAVRFWMVSKSADTTLDFDVDLAQSATQDNPVFYAQYAHARCAGILRNALTPPQTAAEPTPAFISAEALKALCEAPSHDALSPLFDALETPQALAAVRELILRLDRFEALVIDAARLRAPHLIARYALELAADFHSFYNVCRVLTPDESLTRARLGLILALRNTLAQALSLLGVSAPESM is encoded by the coding sequence ATGATTAAACGCGCGCTGGCGCACGCCCTCACCACCGCGTGGCGTCAGGCCGCCGCCGACTGGGGGCTGGGCGCAGAGGCCATCGACGCGCTGGCCGATCTCGAAGCGGGCGGCTCTGTTCTCAAGCTGGAACGTCCGCGCGTGGCCGCCCATGGCGACTATGCCGTCAACGCCTCGCCGTTGGCGCGTCTGGCCGCTCAGCCCCCGCCGCGCATCGCTCAGACGCTGTCGTCTTACCTGCGCTCGGAATCGTGGCAGGTCGAGGTCGCGGGCAGTTTCCTGAACTTCCGTCTTCAGCCGGGGTTGCTGCTTGCGGCGCTGGCAGACATCCTCAAAACCCCTGCTCCCGGCGCGAATCAGGCGATGGCGGGCGAAACCGTCCTGCTCGAATACGTCTCCGCCAACCCGACCGGCCCGCTGCACATCGGCCATGGGCGCTGGGCGGCGCTGGGCGACTCGCTGGCGCGCGTGTTTCGTCATTGCGGCGCTGTCGTCACGCCCGAATTCTATATTAACGACGCCGGCGTGCAGATGGACAATATCGCGCTGTCGCTGCTGCTGCGCTGCGTGGACCAACTGCATCGCGACGGCCAGATCTGCGCGGCCCCCTTGCAGGCGCTGGGCGCAGATTGCGGCGACGGCCTGCCCTTTGCCTACCCCTATCCCGGCGATTACGTCGGCGCGCTGGCGCTGAAATTTCTGGTAGAACCCTCCGAAAAAGGCGCTGAGGAAGCCTCTCCTCAGGCCCTGACCCTTGCCGCCTGGGCGCGCCTGCAAGACGCGGCGGCGCTCAACGCCGAGACCGGCCGTCTGGAAGTGACTCTGGACGATAAAGCGCTGTTGGAGCCCTTTGGCCAGTTCGCCAAAACCGCGATGCTCGCCGAGCAGCAAGCCCTGCTGGCGCGAATGGGCGTGTCCTTTGAGGCCTGGTTCTCCGAAAAAGACATGCTGCGCGCGCGCGGTCTGGTCGAGGCGATTCTCAACACGCTGCGGCGTAATCGCTTTTGCTACGAGAAAGAAGGCGCGCTCTGGCTGCAATCCAGCGAGCTGGGCGACGAAAAAGACCGCGTGCTGATTAAATCCGACGGTCAATACACGTATCTGGCCGCCGATGTCGCCTATCACGACCAGAAATTCCGTCGCGAGGACGACGCGGGCAAGGCCCAGTACACGCGTTTTATCAACATCTGGGGCGCCGATCATCACGGCTATATTGCCCGCATGCGCGCCGCGCTCACCGCGCTGGGTCATCTCAACGCGCCCGACGATCCGCGCTTTGAGGTGCTGCTGGGCCAATTGGTCAATCTGCTGGTCGACGGCGAAAAAACCCGCATGGGCAAGCGACGGCGCATGTTGACCCTCTCCGACGTGGTCGAAGAAGTCGGCGTCGACGCCGTGCGCTTCTGGATGGTCAGTAAATCCGCCGACACGACGCTCGATTTCGATGTCGATCTGGCTCAATCCGCCACCCAGGACAACCCCGTGTTTTATGCGCAGTATGCGCATGCGCGCTGTGCGGGCATTCTGCGTAATGCGCTGACGCCGCCGCAGACCGCCGCCGAGCCGACGCCCGCCTTTATCAGCGCTGAAGCCCTCAAGGCCTTGTGCGAGGCCCCCTCTCACGACGCCTTAAGCCCGCTGTTCGACGCGCTCGAAACCCCGCAGGCGCTGGCCGCTGTGCGCGAGCTGATTCTACGCCTTGACCGCTTTGAGGCGCTGGTCATCGACGCCGCCCGCCTGCGCGCCCCGCACCTGATCGCCCGCTACGCGCTGGAGCTGGCGGCAGATTTCCACTCGTTTTACAACGTCTGCCGCGTGCTGACGCCAGATGAATCGCTCACCCGCGCGCGTCTGGGCTTGATTCTGGCGCTGCGCAACACGCTGGCGCAAGCCTTGAGCCTGCTCGGCGTCAGCGCCCCCGAGTCGATGTAA